TGGAACTTAATTGGTGTACGTTGTTTTAAAGGAAGCTCTAACTCATCTGAAGATGTAAGCACGATATCAAGCGTATTAGTATGTGGGATAGCTAAGCTTGAAGCGAGCACATCACCGCGCTCTATCTCTTCTCTAGCAATGCTTACGTTTATCGCAGCCCGTTGCCCTGCAAACGCTTTTTCAACTTCTTGATTATGTACGTGAATATTTTTCACTTTCACAGCTTTTTCACTAGGTAATACTTGAAGTTGCTGCCCAACAGAAACAGATCCTTCATAAACCGTCCCCCGAACAATGGTCCCTTTACCTTGAAGTGTGAAAACTTGGTCAATAGGGAAACGGAAATCTCCAATTGACGATCTTACAGGAATGTCCTCTAGCTTTGCTTTAATTTTACTCTTTAAAACATCAATACCTTTATGAGAAATGCTATCTACGAAAACGACATCGCTTTTTTCAAAAATAGTGTTTCTTACAACACTTGCAATATCATCTTTTACTAGAGGTAAAAAATCTTCCTCGACTTTGTCTGCTTTTGTTACAACAATAATCCCTTCTTTAATACCTAAATAGGTGAGGATTTGTAAATGTTCCCTCGTTTGCGGCATGACACCTTCATCTGCAGCAATAACAAGAAGAACTAAATCTATTCCAGCTACACCAGCAATCATTTGCCTAATGAATCTTTCATGACCAGGAACATCTATTATAGATGCTTTCAGTTCTCCTAAATCAAAAGGTGCATATCCGAGCTCAATTGTAATTTTTCGCTCTTTTTCCTCTTTTAAACGATCGGTATCTACATTTGTTAATGCTTTAGTTAATGACGTTTTACCATGATCAATATGACCGGCCATTCCAACTGTATAAAAACGTTGGCTCATTTCTTCACCTTCTTCAACTTTTCCCTATTATCCCTTACTTTACGCAAAGATTACTATCTATTTCAAGTTATAAGCATTTCAGCAATAATTAATTGCAGTTCGGGACATTATAATGTTGAGAAGTTTTTACATAAAAGGAGTTGAATTACTAATGGCAAAGCAAAAACAAGGTGGAATGAGTAAGAAATTAAGTCAAGCTGTGCAGCATGCAAATGAGTCAAATCCAAAATCTCGTTCAAGTAACCCACCAAACACTTCATCTACAGAAAAAAACGTATAAAAAAATGCCATGCAAGAAACCTTGCGTGGCATTTTTATGCGAACCAAAATGTTAATGTGTCTAAAGCTCCAATGGTGAAAAGAAGTAACCCGGTTAATATTTGCACTAGACTACCAATTTTTTTACTTTGCTTTAAAGTTGTCCCTTGATATCCCGTAAAAGCGATTAACCCAAGAAATAAGAGTAAAGGTAATGACGTTCCTACTGCAAAAACACTCGGTAACAATACGCCAACACTTGAAGTTAACACGATTGGCATTAATGTTAAGAAAAACAACAGAAACATTGTTGGGCAGAATCCTAGTGAAATAAATACACCGAATAGAAAGGCACTATAAACTCCTTTTTTACTTTTAGTAAAATCGCCTCTAGTGAATGAAAAAGAAAACTTAAAATTGATTAATCCCATTAATACTAATCCTATAAAGACAAGCATTGGACCTAATAATTTTCGAATGTAAGGTGCTATACTTTGGAAACTCTCCATGATCTCTTTTCCTACTACTAATACGATTACACCAAGAAAAGAATAGACTGTAATTTTCCCGATAATGAATGCAATTGCCTCTTTCCAGGCGACTTTTTCTTGAAGTGATTTATTACCATAAAGCATAATAGCTCCGAGGTTTCCCGTTATTTGACATGGCGCTAAAATCGCCACCATACCTAACAGAAGCGCAAACATGATAGGTACACTCTCCATACTATATGTTAAGTTAGCAATTGGATTAGAAAGAACGGTGCTCCATTCATGAAATATATGATGCATAAATTTCGCTCCTTTTTTGTAAGGTTTCTACCATTATATTTACGGGTGTAACTTTTAAGACAAGTAATTTCAAAAACACATTCCAGAGAATCAGCTGTAGTTAAAGGATAACGATATCTAGGATCTATTCAATTAAAAATTTAGCTATAAAAAAAGCACCTCCAAATTTTTGGGGTGCAGTTCGAATTATTAAATTTCTTTTAGAGTATGCAAAAATTTTTATATCCTTGATGAAGCACCCGTTAATACAATAAGCAACCTACGCTTTAATTGGGTTATTTTTTTCTTAAACACTTAGTTTGTCTTTTTCACTGTAGTCTTCTCGATAATAAAATGCTTTGCTTGGCTTCAATACTGATAAAGAAAAGATTATAGATAAGAAAAGCATCACAAGTGCCATCGTAATAATTGTTAGTCTTAAAGAAATTAAATCTGCTACAAACCCTGTTACAAGAATAAATACTACTTGAGCAGCACTTTGTATCAACTGATAAATACTTGTCACTCTGCCCATAATTTCTACTGGAACATTATTTTGGTAAAAAGTCGTTATTCCTGCATTTAAGAACACATTAAAGAAACCTAAGATTACAAATCCAACCACAATTGATAGAAATGACCATGAAAATGCATAAGTTACATAACCTATTGTCATCATGACAATACCGGTGACAATCATATATCTAAGCGAGAAGAAATTTGAAAAAATTGAAAGTAACATAGCACCAATAACAGAACCAATCCCAGTAATACTTATCAAGAGACTATACTCCATCTCAGAAAGCCCTATAACTTGTTGTGTAAATACAACTTCTTGCGCATCCATTGCAAAGGTAAAAAGCATAACAATAATAAAGCCAAGGTAGGTAAAAGTTAGATATTTATTTTGTGACATGAACTTCTGAACTACTGAAAAATCCTGTACCACTTGGGAAAAAGTCAATGTCGGGATTGTATCTTTATTAATATTTTCTTTATCCGGTAGAAAAAATAATAAAATTGCTGAAAACAGAAAGAACAATGCATTTAGCCACAATGTCGCTTCAACTGTAGTCAATAAAATAAGAGAGCCGCCTATAGCTGGTCCAATAATAAATGCCCCAGAACTTGTAAAAGAGCTAATAGAGTTAAATTGCTTTCTTTTTTCTTTAGGAACAAGTATAGCAACGTATGTCATTGATGATGGATGGAAGAATGCTTTTGCTACACTCAGGATAACCAAGATCCCATATATAACTGCTATATTTGGTGCAAGTGGGATTAAGCAGATGAAAGTCGCTCTAATTATGTATGTTACAATCATTACTTTTCTCTTACTACGGTAATCAATAAAACTACCAGTCCAGAACTTAGTAATAATGTTTGTTAGTGGTCCAACTATCCACAGTCCTGCAACAGCAGTTGCCGACCCCGTTAATTGATATACAATAATATTTATTGCAACTAAATAGATAAAGTCTCCGATACTAGATATCCCCATAGAAGATAGTAACAGCGTGGGCTCTTTCCAATCCTTTAAGTTTTTTATCATACAAGACTCCTAA
This window of the Lottiidibacillus patelloidae genome carries:
- a CDS encoding urease accessory protein UreH domain-containing protein, whose product is MHHIFHEWSTVLSNPIANLTYSMESVPIMFALLLGMVAILAPCQITGNLGAIMLYGNKSLQEKVAWKEAIAFIIGKITVYSFLGVIVLVVGKEIMESFQSIAPYIRKLLGPMLVFIGLVLMGLINFKFSFSFTRGDFTKSKKGVYSAFLFGVFISLGFCPTMFLLFFLTLMPIVLTSSVGVLLPSVFAVGTSLPLLLFLGLIAFTGYQGTTLKQSKKIGSLVQILTGLLLFTIGALDTLTFWFA
- a CDS encoding MFS transporter, which codes for MIKNLKDWKEPTLLLSSMGISSIGDFIYLVAINIIVYQLTGSATAVAGLWIVGPLTNIITKFWTGSFIDYRSKRKVMIVTYIIRATFICLIPLAPNIAVIYGILVILSVAKAFFHPSSMTYVAILVPKEKRKQFNSISSFTSSGAFIIGPAIGGSLILLTTVEATLWLNALFFLFSAILLFFLPDKENINKDTIPTLTFSQVVQDFSVVQKFMSQNKYLTFTYLGFIIVMLFTFAMDAQEVVFTQQVIGLSEMEYSLLISITGIGSVIGAMLLSIFSNFFSLRYMIVTGIVMMTIGYVTYAFSWSFLSIVVGFVILGFFNVFLNAGITTFYQNNVPVEIMGRVTSIYQLIQSAAQVVFILVTGFVADLISLRLTIITMALVMLFLSIIFSLSVLKPSKAFYYREDYSEKDKLSV